The following proteins are co-located in the Deinococcus metallilatus genome:
- a CDS encoding DUF4388 domain-containing protein, translating into MQGLLSDLPLMGILELVNATRQTGVLDVKAEVPYTVAFVGGEIVGGGILDWLGVDAIHASPMLPDSGSFEFKPSAVTGSPLSPYGHFTTDWARASDEWEQVCAVIGSPSRVFRGDVPLFDGAEGRSARGAARQTELPLFEVAQRLADAVRQGRAEPTGRYAWHSLRLRSGTTRTSPSPVAAALDGERNVGEVIAGGLAEADVRGHLLAEIRAGLRFPGSGWVLRDLIWEQKHLG; encoded by the coding sequence ATGCAGGGACTCCTCTCCGACCTGCCCCTGATGGGGATTCTGGAACTGGTCAACGCCACCCGGCAAACCGGCGTCCTCGACGTGAAGGCCGAGGTGCCGTACACCGTCGCCTTCGTGGGCGGCGAGATCGTGGGCGGCGGCATTCTCGACTGGTTGGGCGTGGACGCGATCCACGCCAGCCCGATGCTGCCGGACAGCGGCAGTTTCGAGTTCAAACCCAGCGCCGTGACCGGCTCGCCTCTCAGTCCTTACGGCCACTTCACGACCGACTGGGCGCGGGCGAGTGACGAATGGGAACAGGTCTGCGCCGTGATCGGCAGCCCCAGCCGGGTGTTCCGGGGCGACGTGCCGCTCTTTGACGGGGCGGAGGGCCGCAGCGCGCGCGGCGCCGCCCGGCAGACCGAACTGCCGCTGTTCGAGGTCGCGCAGCGGCTCGCGGACGCCGTGCGGCAGGGCCGGGCGGAACCGACCGGAAGGTACGCCTGGCACAGCCTGCGGCTCCGCTCGGGCACCACGCGCACCTCGCCCTCCCCGGTGGCCGCCGCGCTCGACGGGGAGCGGAACGTGGGCGAGGTGATCGCCGGGGGGCTGGCCGAGGCGGACGTGCGCGGCCACCTCCTCGCGGAGATTCGCGCCGGGCTGCGCTTTCCCGGCAGCGGGTGGGTGCTGCGCGACCTGATCTGGGAACAGAAGCACCTGGGGTAA
- a CDS encoding tetratricopeptide repeat protein — protein MTDSGRPLSSPLDAPPDWGTFARGGEWRRALAAARVAAAPAEVTTALEGVVGVQEAVRARRFPQARRAWTGLREALDAAQGAGLTGEVALLRSLVRPDALGEALAVLEGLGRGTGGEIETDALRERLAPAFGHPLTQAEALNTVGVLHALREEPDAARAAFEQALAVDPGHYRAVTNIGNLELEAGHPAQAEARYREVLRLNPDYDGAHHNLGVALRRQGKLHESVGAIRRAQRLGLKRSQEDSREDLRQQFGDSARWRTLRWVLLAAAVLVLYLIVRGLGH, from the coding sequence ATGACCGACTCCGGCCGCCCCCTCAGCTCCCCGCTCGACGCCCCGCCCGACTGGGGCACCTTCGCCCGCGGCGGCGAGTGGCGGCGGGCCCTGGCGGCGGCGCGGGTCGCGGCGGCCCCCGCCGAGGTGACGACGGCGCTGGAGGGCGTGGTGGGCGTGCAGGAGGCCGTGCGTGCCCGGCGCTTCCCGCAGGCGCGGCGGGCCTGGACCGGGCTGCGGGAGGCGCTGGACGCGGCCCAGGGCGCGGGCCTGACGGGCGAGGTCGCGCTGCTGCGGTCGCTGGTGAGGCCGGACGCGCTGGGCGAGGCGCTGGCCGTGCTGGAGGGGCTGGGGCGCGGCACGGGCGGCGAGATCGAGACGGACGCGCTGCGGGAGCGGCTGGCCCCGGCCTTCGGGCACCCGCTGACGCAGGCGGAGGCCTTGAACACGGTCGGCGTGCTGCACGCGCTGCGCGAGGAACCGGACGCGGCCCGCGCGGCTTTCGAGCAGGCGCTGGCGGTGGACCCCGGCCATTACCGCGCGGTCACGAACATCGGCAATCTGGAGCTGGAGGCGGGGCACCCGGCCCAGGCGGAAGCCCGTTACCGCGAGGTGCTCCGCCTGAACCCCGACTACGACGGCGCGCACCACAACCTGGGGGTGGCGCTGCGGCGGCAGGGCAAGCTGCACGAGTCGGTCGGCGCGATCCGCCGCGCCCAGCGCCTGGGCCTGAAGCGTTCGCAGGAAGACTCCCGCGAGGACCTGCGCCAGCAGTTCGGTGACAGCGCGAGGTGGCGGACCCTGCGCTGGGTGCTGCTGGCAGCGGCGGTGCTGGTGCTGTATCTGATCGTGCGCGGCCTGGGGCACTGA
- a CDS encoding NAD(P)H-hydrate dehydratase produces MPEQVFSPAGVRAVDARLAAANLLDLAMEEAGRAVAEAVHLRFPGSRVLVLAGGGANGGDAYVAARHLAALGHPVGVLAAPASHPLTRLNRRRLAAFGIRPGTLTPQAVTRRAREADVLVDGLLGTGFTPPLRPALSAVVEAVNAARAGGARVAAIDLPSGLDAARADIPGESVHADLTVTLTGWKTALLFGPAAHRAGEVGLAPLRVPGEWMEEQALATRPTDAEVGRLLPVRFPDAHKGTAGRVWVVGGHPGTVGAAALAGLGALRAGAGLVTIHSEAEVPLVTPELMIRQHADLAGALEEARAGGLPDALCLGMGLGPQAAMLARQVLAWKVKTVLDADALQPELAGAGHAECVWTPHPGEAARLLGVRTEEVTRDPLTAARTLQERFGGAVVLKGGPSVIAHAGGLSVSRGGHPGMASAGMGDTLSGVIAALLGQGLTAEDAAVAGVRLHAQAGERAGERHGYGLIATDVSEELGGAWLDLRAAASRGMVI; encoded by the coding sequence ATGCCCGAGCAGGTGTTCTCCCCGGCCGGGGTCAGGGCGGTGGACGCGCGGTTGGCGGCAGCGAACCTGCTGGACCTGGCGATGGAGGAAGCCGGGCGGGCGGTGGCGGAAGCGGTCCATCTGCGCTTTCCGGGGAGCCGGGTGCTGGTGCTCGCCGGGGGAGGCGCGAACGGTGGGGACGCATACGTGGCCGCGCGGCATCTCGCGGCGCTGGGGCATCCGGTTGGCGTGCTGGCCGCGCCCGCGAGCCATCCGCTGACGCGCCTGAACCGGCGGCGGCTGGCCGCGTTCGGGATCAGGCCGGGAACGCTCACACCGCAGGCCGTGACCCGCCGCGCCCGCGAGGCGGACGTGCTGGTGGACGGCCTGCTGGGAACCGGCTTCACCCCGCCGCTGCGTCCGGCATTGAGCGCGGTGGTGGAGGCGGTGAACGCGGCCCGGGCCGGGGGCGCGAGGGTGGCCGCCATCGACCTGCCCAGCGGCCTCGACGCGGCGCGGGCGGACATACCGGGCGAGTCGGTCCACGCGGACCTCACCGTCACGCTGACGGGGTGGAAGACGGCGCTGCTGTTCGGCCCCGCCGCACACCGGGCGGGCGAGGTGGGGCTCGCGCCGCTGCGGGTGCCCGGGGAATGGATGGAGGAACAGGCGCTCGCCACCCGGCCCACCGACGCGGAGGTCGGGCGGCTGCTGCCCGTGCGCTTTCCCGACGCCCACAAGGGCACGGCCGGGCGCGTGTGGGTGGTCGGCGGGCATCCCGGCACGGTGGGCGCGGCGGCGCTGGCGGGGCTGGGGGCGCTGCGGGCCGGGGCAGGCCTCGTCACGATTCACTCGGAAGCGGAGGTGCCGCTGGTCACGCCCGAATTGATGATCCGGCAGCACGCGGACTTGGCCGGGGCGCTGGAGGAAGCGCGCGCCGGGGGGTTGCCGGACGCCCTCTGCCTGGGGATGGGCCTGGGGCCGCAGGCTGCCATGCTGGCGAGACAGGTGCTGGCCTGGAAGGTCAAGACGGTGCTGGACGCCGACGCGCTGCAACCCGAACTGGCGGGGGCCGGGCACGCAGAGTGCGTCTGGACCCCCCATCCCGGGGAGGCGGCGCGGCTGCTGGGCGTGCGGACGGAGGAGGTGACCCGTGATCCCCTCACCGCCGCCCGCACCCTGCAAGAACGCTTCGGCGGCGCGGTGGTGCTGAAGGGCGGCCCCAGCGTGATCGCGCACGCGGGCGGCCTGAGTGTCAGCCGTGGCGGGCATCCCGGGATGGCGAGCGCGGGCATGGGCGATACGCTCTCCGGCGTGATCGCGGCGCTGCTGGGGCAGGGCCTCACGGCCGAGGACGCGGCGGTGGCGGGGGTTCGGCTGCACGCCCAGGCGGGGGAACGGGCCGGGGAGCGGCACGGCTATGGCCTGATCGCCACCGATGTGAGCGAGGAACTGGGCGGCGCGTGGCTGGACCTGCGCGCTGCGGCCTCGCGGGGAATGGTAATCTGA
- a CDS encoding MDR family MFS transporter: MTAPTPPQRINYAQTLDMGTKRVILFGVLLGLFLSALDQTIVATAMPRIAADLSGLNLYAWVTTAYLLTNTALVPIYGKLSDLYGRKPVLMIGIAIFLLGSALCGLSGEAFLGNLFGGGMMQLVVFRGLQGIGAAALGSVAFAIVADLFEPVDRPRYQGLFGAVFGLSSVIGPLLGGFLTDHLSWRWVFYVNLPLGLIALAFIASKMPRLASGLQAKVDWLGAFLIIVFAVPLLLALTWGADNTYAWTSPTLLGLFGLSAAALIAFLFVEARNESPILPLTLFRNPTFAWGAVARFLIGAGFLGAILFLSLYLVQVQGVSATKAGTATIPLTAGLIVGAIGSGQIASRIGRYKVLMLGGLIIAALGFYSLSTLTADSPYSGVILRMVLLGLGLGPTLPLYTTALQLAVKPWEIGVATSAGQFFQQMGSTIGTAIFGAVLTAGLTTNLATQFAAQAAAQQGTVATTLKTIGERIRSGEGSGGQNRNATPPTPAQIRSDFAALRRNVTRAIETGDPAAIAAIQKDPNLPAEAKSRLTALPAGGVAAGVRAGFDQAYGSVAQAVNSGHPAQVAAVAANPQLPAPLRQRLAQIPPQALASAPARQQILAGIKQGLDAAAPAAAQQAQQQALDAALTGVNDGERIALASARAQKVAFADTIASIYRYSILVALLAFLATLMMPDLTMPTRQQGQRMAPAHVEM, from the coding sequence ATGACCGCACCGACCCCACCCCAGCGCATCAACTACGCGCAGACGCTCGACATGGGCACCAAGCGCGTGATCCTGTTCGGCGTGCTGCTGGGCCTCTTTCTCAGCGCGCTGGACCAGACCATCGTGGCGACCGCCATGCCGCGCATCGCCGCCGACTTGAGCGGCCTGAACCTCTATGCCTGGGTCACGACCGCCTACCTGCTGACCAACACGGCCCTGGTGCCGATCTACGGCAAGCTCTCGGACCTGTACGGCCGCAAGCCGGTGCTGATGATTGGGATCGCCATCTTCCTGCTCGGTTCCGCGCTGTGCGGGCTGTCGGGCGAGGCGTTCCTCGGCAACCTCTTCGGCGGCGGGATGATGCAGCTCGTGGTGTTCCGCGGCCTTCAGGGCATCGGCGCGGCGGCGCTCGGCTCGGTGGCCTTCGCCATCGTCGCGGACCTGTTCGAGCCGGTGGACCGGCCGCGTTACCAGGGCCTCTTCGGCGCGGTGTTCGGCCTCAGCAGCGTGATCGGGCCTTTGCTGGGCGGCTTTCTGACCGACCACCTCAGCTGGCGCTGGGTGTTCTACGTGAACCTCCCGCTGGGCTTGATCGCCCTCGCGTTCATCGCCAGCAAGATGCCCCGGCTGGCGAGCGGCCTCCAGGCGAAGGTGGACTGGCTGGGGGCGTTCCTGATCATCGTGTTCGCGGTGCCGCTGCTGCTGGCCCTGACCTGGGGGGCGGACAACACCTACGCCTGGACCAGCCCGACCCTGCTGGGCCTGTTCGGCCTGAGCGCCGCCGCCCTGATCGCCTTCCTGTTCGTGGAGGCCCGCAACGAGAGTCCGATCCTGCCGCTGACCCTCTTCAGGAACCCCACCTTCGCCTGGGGCGCGGTCGCGCGCTTCCTGATCGGCGCGGGCTTCCTGGGGGCGATCCTCTTCCTGAGCCTGTATCTGGTGCAGGTGCAGGGCGTCAGCGCCACCAAGGCGGGCACCGCCACCATTCCCCTCACGGCCGGGTTGATCGTCGGCGCCATCGGCAGCGGCCAGATCGCCAGCCGCATCGGCCGCTATAAGGTGCTGATGCTGGGCGGCCTGATCATCGCCGCCCTGGGCTTCTACAGCCTCAGCACCCTGACCGCCGACAGCCCCTACAGCGGCGTGATCCTGCGGATGGTCCTGCTGGGTCTGGGCCTCGGCCCCACGCTGCCGCTGTACACCACCGCCCTGCAACTCGCCGTCAAGCCCTGGGAGATCGGCGTGGCGACCAGTGCCGGGCAGTTCTTCCAGCAGATGGGCAGCACCATCGGCACCGCGATCTTCGGCGCGGTCCTCACGGCGGGCCTGACCACCAACCTCGCCACCCAGTTCGCCGCCCAGGCCGCCGCGCAGCAGGGCACCGTCGCCACCACCCTCAAGACCATCGGTGAGCGCATCCGCAGCGGCGAGGGCAGCGGCGGCCAGAACCGCAACGCCACCCCGCCGACCCCCGCGCAGATCCGCTCGGACTTCGCCGCGCTGCGCCGCAACGTCACCCGGGCCATCGAGACGGGCGACCCGGCCGCCATCGCCGCCATCCAGAAGGACCCGAACCTCCCCGCCGAGGCGAAGAGCCGCCTGACCGCCCTGCCCGCCGGGGGAGTTGCCGCCGGGGTGAGGGCCGGATTCGACCAGGCGTACGGCTCGGTCGCCCAGGCCGTGAACAGCGGCCACCCCGCGCAGGTCGCCGCCGTCGCGGCGAACCCGCAACTGCCCGCGCCCCTGCGCCAGCGCCTCGCCCAGATTCCCCCGCAGGCCCTCGCCAGCGCCCCCGCCCGTCAGCAGATCCTCGCAGGGATCAAGCAGGGCCTGGACGCCGCCGCCCCCGCCGCTGCCCAGCAGGCCCAGCAGCAGGCGCTGGACGCCGCGCTCACGGGCGTGAACGATGGCGAACGGATCGCCCTCGCCAGTGCCCGCGCGCAGAAGGTGGCCTTCGCGGACACCATCGCCAGCATCTACCGGTATTCCATCCTGGTCGCGCTGCTGGCCTTTCTCGCCACCCTGATGATGCCGGACCTCACCATGCCCACCCGGCAGCAGGGGCAGCGGATGGCTCCCGCCCACGTGGAGATGTAA
- a CDS encoding MarR family winged helix-turn-helix transcriptional regulator: MSEIEAQANAPNAATRTDAAEFGQEMRRLHRLISSYVLLNMQGGLQDHDLTFTQMTALHQLRAQAPLTVTALAERLRLSVPATSHLVERLVRRGLAQRRENPGNRREKLVVPSEQGLKVVARMDELFTGAYITAFSSLPPETIRAATSSIRALLAELVPDASQEIP, translated from the coding sequence ATGTCAGAGATTGAAGCCCAGGCGAACGCCCCGAACGCGGCAACGAGGACGGACGCGGCGGAGTTCGGCCAGGAGATGCGCCGCCTCCACCGCCTGATCAGCAGTTACGTCCTGCTGAACATGCAGGGCGGCTTGCAGGACCACGACCTGACCTTCACCCAGATGACGGCCCTGCACCAGCTCCGTGCCCAGGCACCCCTGACCGTGACGGCGCTGGCCGAACGCCTCCGCCTGAGCGTGCCCGCGACCAGCCACCTGGTCGAACGCCTGGTCCGCCGCGGCCTGGCCCAGCGCCGCGAGAACCCCGGGAACCGCCGCGAGAAGCTGGTGGTGCCCAGCGAGCAGGGCCTGAAGGTGGTCGCCCGGATGGACGAGCTGTTCACCGGCGCCTACATCACGGCCTTCAGCAGCCTCCCGCCGGAGACGATCCGCGCCGCCACGTCCTCCATCCGCGCCCTGCTCGCCGAACTCGTCCCCGACGCCTCCCAGGAGATTCCATGA